From one Dermatophagoides farinae isolate YC_2012a chromosome 5, ASM2471394v1, whole genome shotgun sequence genomic stretch:
- the LOC124499119 gene encoding uncharacterized protein LOC124499119 isoform X1, producing the protein MVVYNSGQISTTTTTTTTLTNDLNIEPLSLINEQIMFQNTQTETIQIKQESSLSSPVNAMKTTTTTTPASDLSIKHEPNLSPNKECSKNLNLHKQPQTDDSLVHYPHETEDNFSISDNKIHSNSNIVDMMTHGTNGSTSSTTSSALHHTNTDTESPMIACQQSNYINRHHPMYSTSGTTNSFFNSSTNAQYNHHHHSASSTLVMTPISSPFYDDAATSSTGLSATSAITMTASENNTSHLMSQSAHHPWLQTMARNNHHPHHHHHHHHQNPHYATYSEMSATNDWPNVPAFATPNVNSFTSATANSPLATYHQIASYSNQIGTVYTHPHGPYAHRSSNNGLDFYNYPSYTHTHPFFPSPSSTGMTSASGGSFPPLTVGTEESPVGTAIYPTTTTFGHINSSPDSGVTGSSDSNESPVSLNGSTIHSFGNQYSRTDNTIHSSMTPIINRSLPSNGNDLCIGFIKSGSDTSPYLYSNVANSANNAATTVINGYQTINVDDEQNDVQQGKSLQSQTASNNDDDDDDGNNNINNSHHHHHHHNHHQQQQQQQHQKSTILVNNITTIENDHPNTNSQTNNHNNNQNSKPTFEWMNKSANSNSSPSSTGKTRTKDKYRVVYTENQRIELEKEFMFSRYITIKRKSELASQLLLSERQVKIWFQNRRAKDRKQSRKKEEIAKKNKEKTTGRKNATTTTSVTTTGILDGSIMMNNNLTTTAAAAAAAAAATTNINGDRYEPSSSSLTGIAGALISDNNSIVIDSPSPTAIHDINGNNNLANHHHHLQHHHHLSGHINPHSYHHHSNLMLAAHHSALQQQQQQQQQQCSQFSDMNNHNSSTTATTPSLLSSSESTNLSALSTINNGLTNIQSLSISTKPSSSPPPPLPSSSSAIPLSASSSSSSSMETASISTATTAAVSTITSTATLNNLVAHRHNSNDINNYSQHMLTMMTGIGTPHHHHHHHHSNSHVSLSSSSSSSSSTTTTSSSSSLPQSVPNIHGQTNSHQINHHHHHHHHHQHHQSSITTN; encoded by the exons atggtaGTGTATAATAGTGGTCAAAtatcaacgacaacgacgacgacaacaacactaacaaatgatttaaatatCGAACCATTGTCATTGATTAATGAACAAATCATGTTTCAGAATACACAAACAGAAACTATACAAATTaaacaagaatcatcattatcatcacctgTTAATGctatgaaaacaacaacaacaacaacaccagcATCAGATTTATCAATTAAACATGAACCAAATTTATCGCCAAATAAAGaatgttcaaaaaatttaaatttacatAAACAACCACAAACAGATGATTCATTGGTACATTATCCACATGAAACTGAagataatttttccatttctgacaataaaattcattcgaattccAATATTGTAGACATGATGACACATGGTACAAAtggatcaacatcatcaacgacatcATCTGCATTACATCATACGAATACGGATACAGAATCACCGATGATTGCATGTCAACAGTCAAATTATATTAATCGTCACCATCCTATGTATTCTACTAGTGGTACTACTAAtagtttttttaattcatctACTAACGCccaatataatcatcatcatcattcggcatcatcaacattagtGATGACAccaatatcatcaccattttatgatgatgcgGCAACCAGTAGTACTGGTCTATCAGCAACATCGGCAATCACGATGACAGCCAGTGAGAATAATACAAGTCATTTGATGTCACAATCGGCACATCATCCTTGGCTTCAAACAATGGCCcggaataatcatcatcctcatcatcatcatcatcatcatcatcaaaatcctCATTATGCAACATATTCAGAAATGTCGGCCACAAATGATTGGCCAAATGTTCCCGCTTTTGCAACACCAAATGTAAATTCATTTACATCGGCAACGGCAAATTCTCCACTTGCAACTTACCATCAAATAGCatcatattcaaatcaaattggtaCGGTTTATACACATCCTCATGGTCCATACGCACATCGTAGTTCGAATAAtggattggatttttataattatccttcctatacacatacacatccattttttccatcaccaAGTTCAACGGGAATGACATCGGCTTCTGGTGGATCATTTCCACCATTGACCGTTGGAACGGAAGAATCACCAGTGGGTACGGCGAtttatccaacaacaacaacatttggtCATATAAATTCAAGTCCAGATTCAGGTGTAACTGGTTCAAGCGATAGTAATGAATCACCAGTATCATTGAATGGATcgacaattcattcatttggcaATCAATATAGTAGAACGGATAATACAatacattcatcaatgaCGCCGATTATAAATCgatcattaccatcaaatGGTAATGATTTATGTATTGGTTTTATTAAATCAGGATCAGATACATCACCATATCTATATTCAAATGTGGCTAATTCAGCTAACAATGCTGCTACTACTGTTATTAATGGCTATCAAACaattaatgttgatgatgaacaaaatgatgttCAACAAGGAAAAAGTTTACAATCACAAACGGctagtaataatgatgatgatgatgacgatggtaataataacattaataattctcatcatcatcatcatcatcataatcatcatcaacaacaacaacaacaacaacatcaaaaatcaacgaTTTTAGTCAATAATATAACAACCATAGAAAATGATCATCCAAATACAAATAGCCAAACAAAtaatcacaataataatcaaaatagtAAACCAACatttgaatggatgaataaatcagccaattcaaattcatcaccatcaagtACAG GAAAAACTCGAACTAAAGATAAATATCGTGTTGTTTATACAGAAAATCAACGTAtagaattggaaaaagaGTTCATGTTTTCACGTTATATAACAATTAAACGGAAATCCGAATTGGCTAGCCAACTTTTATTATCTGAACGACAG gTAAAAATTTGGTTCCAAAATCGTCGTGCAAAAGATAGAAaacaatcaagaaaaaaagaagaaatagctaaaaagaataaagaaaaaacaacaggacgaaaaaatgcaacaacaacaacatcagtaACAACTACCGGTATTCTGGATGGatcaattatgatgaataataatttaacaacaacagcagcagcagcagcagccgccgccgcagcaacaacaaatattaaTGGTGATCGATatgaaccatcatcatcatctttgacCGGTATTGCCGGTGCATTAATTTCGGATAATAATTCTATTGTAATTGATTCACCATCACCGACAGCCATTCATGATattaatggtaataataacctagccaatcatcatcaccatcttcaacatcatcatcatcttagtGGTCATATAAATCCtcattcttatcatcatcattcaaatctaATGTTGGCTGCACATCATTCAGCattacagcaacaacaacaacaacaacagcaacaatgtAGCCAATTTTCCGATatgaataatcataattcatcaacaacagcaacaacaccatcattattatcttcatctgaatcaacaaatttatctgcattatcaacaattaaTAATGGATTGAcaaacattcaatcattatcgatttccacgaaaccatcatcatcaccaccaccaccgctaccatcatcatcatctgctaTTCCATTAtccgcatcatcatcatcatcatcatcaatggaaacGGCATCAATATCGACAGCAACGACAGCTGCTGTATCGACAATAACATCAACGGCAACTTTAAACAATTTGGTTGCTCATCGtcataattcaaatgatattaataattattcTCAACATAtgttgacaatgatgacagGTATTGGAACAccacatcaccatcatcatcatcatcattctaattCACatgtttcattatcatcatcatcatcatcgtcatcatctacaacaacaacttcatcatcatcatcattaccacaATCTGTTCCAAATATTCATGGTCAAACAAATTCTCatcaaattaatcatcatcatcatcatcatcatcaccatcaacatcatcagtCATCAATCACTACTAATTag
- the LOC124499119 gene encoding uncharacterized protein LOC124499119 isoform X2, which produces MKTTTTTTPASDLSIKHEPNLSPNKECSKNLNLHKQPQTDDSLVHYPHETEDNFSISDNKIHSNSNIVDMMTHGTNGSTSSTTSSALHHTNTDTESPMIACQQSNYINRHHPMYSTSGTTNSFFNSSTNAQYNHHHHSASSTLVMTPISSPFYDDAATSSTGLSATSAITMTASENNTSHLMSQSAHHPWLQTMARNNHHPHHHHHHHHQNPHYATYSEMSATNDWPNVPAFATPNVNSFTSATANSPLATYHQIASYSNQIGTVYTHPHGPYAHRSSNNGLDFYNYPSYTHTHPFFPSPSSTGMTSASGGSFPPLTVGTEESPVGTAIYPTTTTFGHINSSPDSGVTGSSDSNESPVSLNGSTIHSFGNQYSRTDNTIHSSMTPIINRSLPSNGNDLCIGFIKSGSDTSPYLYSNVANSANNAATTVINGYQTINVDDEQNDVQQGKSLQSQTASNNDDDDDDGNNNINNSHHHHHHHNHHQQQQQQQHQKSTILVNNITTIENDHPNTNSQTNNHNNNQNSKPTFEWMNKSANSNSSPSSTGKTRTKDKYRVVYTENQRIELEKEFMFSRYITIKRKSELASQLLLSERQVKIWFQNRRAKDRKQSRKKEEIAKKNKEKTTGRKNATTTTSVTTTGILDGSIMMNNNLTTTAAAAAAAAAATTNINGDRYEPSSSSLTGIAGALISDNNSIVIDSPSPTAIHDINGNNNLANHHHHLQHHHHLSGHINPHSYHHHSNLMLAAHHSALQQQQQQQQQQCSQFSDMNNHNSSTTATTPSLLSSSESTNLSALSTINNGLTNIQSLSISTKPSSSPPPPLPSSSSAIPLSASSSSSSSMETASISTATTAAVSTITSTATLNNLVAHRHNSNDINNYSQHMLTMMTGIGTPHHHHHHHHSNSHVSLSSSSSSSSSTTTTSSSSSLPQSVPNIHGQTNSHQINHHHHHHHHHQHHQSSITTN; this is translated from the exons atgaaaacaacaacaacaacaacaccagcATCAGATTTATCAATTAAACATGAACCAAATTTATCGCCAAATAAAGaatgttcaaaaaatttaaatttacatAAACAACCACAAACAGATGATTCATTGGTACATTATCCACATGAAACTGAagataatttttccatttctgacaataaaattcattcgaattccAATATTGTAGACATGATGACACATGGTACAAAtggatcaacatcatcaacgacatcATCTGCATTACATCATACGAATACGGATACAGAATCACCGATGATTGCATGTCAACAGTCAAATTATATTAATCGTCACCATCCTATGTATTCTACTAGTGGTACTACTAAtagtttttttaattcatctACTAACGCccaatataatcatcatcatcattcggcatcatcaacattagtGATGACAccaatatcatcaccattttatgatgatgcgGCAACCAGTAGTACTGGTCTATCAGCAACATCGGCAATCACGATGACAGCCAGTGAGAATAATACAAGTCATTTGATGTCACAATCGGCACATCATCCTTGGCTTCAAACAATGGCCcggaataatcatcatcctcatcatcatcatcatcatcatcatcaaaatcctCATTATGCAACATATTCAGAAATGTCGGCCACAAATGATTGGCCAAATGTTCCCGCTTTTGCAACACCAAATGTAAATTCATTTACATCGGCAACGGCAAATTCTCCACTTGCAACTTACCATCAAATAGCatcatattcaaatcaaattggtaCGGTTTATACACATCCTCATGGTCCATACGCACATCGTAGTTCGAATAAtggattggatttttataattatccttcctatacacatacacatccattttttccatcaccaAGTTCAACGGGAATGACATCGGCTTCTGGTGGATCATTTCCACCATTGACCGTTGGAACGGAAGAATCACCAGTGGGTACGGCGAtttatccaacaacaacaacatttggtCATATAAATTCAAGTCCAGATTCAGGTGTAACTGGTTCAAGCGATAGTAATGAATCACCAGTATCATTGAATGGATcgacaattcattcatttggcaATCAATATAGTAGAACGGATAATACAatacattcatcaatgaCGCCGATTATAAATCgatcattaccatcaaatGGTAATGATTTATGTATTGGTTTTATTAAATCAGGATCAGATACATCACCATATCTATATTCAAATGTGGCTAATTCAGCTAACAATGCTGCTACTACTGTTATTAATGGCTATCAAACaattaatgttgatgatgaacaaaatgatgttCAACAAGGAAAAAGTTTACAATCACAAACGGctagtaataatgatgatgatgatgacgatggtaataataacattaataattctcatcatcatcatcatcatcataatcatcatcaacaacaacaacaacaacaacatcaaaaatcaacgaTTTTAGTCAATAATATAACAACCATAGAAAATGATCATCCAAATACAAATAGCCAAACAAAtaatcacaataataatcaaaatagtAAACCAACatttgaatggatgaataaatcagccaattcaaattcatcaccatcaagtACAG GAAAAACTCGAACTAAAGATAAATATCGTGTTGTTTATACAGAAAATCAACGTAtagaattggaaaaagaGTTCATGTTTTCACGTTATATAACAATTAAACGGAAATCCGAATTGGCTAGCCAACTTTTATTATCTGAACGACAG gTAAAAATTTGGTTCCAAAATCGTCGTGCAAAAGATAGAAaacaatcaagaaaaaaagaagaaatagctaaaaagaataaagaaaaaacaacaggacgaaaaaatgcaacaacaacaacatcagtaACAACTACCGGTATTCTGGATGGatcaattatgatgaataataatttaacaacaacagcagcagcagcagcagccgccgccgcagcaacaacaaatattaaTGGTGATCGATatgaaccatcatcatcatctttgacCGGTATTGCCGGTGCATTAATTTCGGATAATAATTCTATTGTAATTGATTCACCATCACCGACAGCCATTCATGATattaatggtaataataacctagccaatcatcatcaccatcttcaacatcatcatcatcttagtGGTCATATAAATCCtcattcttatcatcatcattcaaatctaATGTTGGCTGCACATCATTCAGCattacagcaacaacaacaacaacaacagcaacaatgtAGCCAATTTTCCGATatgaataatcataattcatcaacaacagcaacaacaccatcattattatcttcatctgaatcaacaaatttatctgcattatcaacaattaaTAATGGATTGAcaaacattcaatcattatcgatttccacgaaaccatcatcatcaccaccaccaccgctaccatcatcatcatctgctaTTCCATTAtccgcatcatcatcatcatcatcatcaatggaaacGGCATCAATATCGACAGCAACGACAGCTGCTGTATCGACAATAACATCAACGGCAACTTTAAACAATTTGGTTGCTCATCGtcataattcaaatgatattaataattattcTCAACATAtgttgacaatgatgacagGTATTGGAACAccacatcaccatcatcatcatcatcattctaattCACatgtttcattatcatcatcatcatcatcgtcatcatctacaacaacaacttcatcatcatcatcattaccacaATCTGTTCCAAATATTCATGGTCAAACAAATTCTCatcaaattaatcatcatcatcatcatcatcatcaccatcaacatcatcagtCATCAATCACTACTAATTag